A DNA window from Guyparkeria halophila contains the following coding sequences:
- a CDS encoding ABC transporter ATP-binding protein translates to MTTPAFIQVDGLEKTFPGPLGQEPVTVFQNLDFEIEKGEFVCLIGHSGCGKSTILNILAGLDAASDGYVFMENKEVTGPGLDRGVVFQGHALMPWLTVRENVAFAVKSRFKHHSKDEVNAQVEKYVDMVGLTPAIDKKPHQLSGGMRQRVGIARAFAIEPKMLLMDEPFGALDALTRGVIQDELLAICQATNQTVFMITHDVDEAILLADKILLMTNGPFAEVAECAYNPLTKPRSRQEMHHDDHYYPFRNHLMDFLVNGPSTPYADKSSDGTPPAMEEAPRTGPKRVVNA, encoded by the coding sequence ATGACTACCCCCGCATTCATCCAGGTCGACGGTCTGGAAAAGACCTTCCCTGGACCGCTGGGCCAGGAACCGGTCACCGTGTTCCAGAACCTGGACTTTGAAATCGAAAAGGGCGAATTCGTCTGCCTGATCGGCCACTCCGGCTGCGGCAAGTCGACCATCCTCAACATCCTCGCCGGACTGGACGCCGCATCCGACGGCTACGTGTTCATGGAGAACAAGGAAGTCACCGGCCCGGGTCTCGACCGCGGCGTGGTCTTCCAGGGCCATGCCCTGATGCCCTGGCTGACGGTACGCGAGAACGTCGCCTTCGCGGTCAAGTCACGCTTCAAGCATCACTCGAAGGATGAAGTGAACGCGCAGGTGGAGAAGTACGTCGACATGGTCGGCCTGACCCCGGCGATCGACAAGAAGCCGCACCAGCTTTCCGGCGGCATGCGCCAGCGAGTCGGTATCGCCCGGGCCTTCGCCATCGAGCCGAAGATGCTGCTGATGGACGAGCCGTTCGGTGCGCTCGACGCGCTGACCCGCGGGGTGATCCAGGACGAGTTGCTGGCGATCTGTCAGGCCACCAACCAGACGGTATTCATGATCACCCACGACGTGGACGAGGCGATCTTGCTGGCCGACAAGATCCTGTTGATGACCAACGGCCCGTTCGCCGAGGTCGCCGAATGCGCCTACAACCCCCTGACCAAGCCGCGTTCCCGCCAGGAGATGCACCACGACGACCACTACTACCCGTTCCGCAATCACCTGATGGACTTCCTGGTCAACGGGCCGAGCACCCCTTACGCCGACAAGTCATCCGATGGCACGCCGCCGGCGATGGAGGAGGCCCCGCGCACCGGCCCGAAGCGGGTGGTCAACGCCTG
- the ntrB gene encoding nitrate ABC transporter permease, with protein MSQSLSLRAGLVSILLLLAFIGAWWGATLPTQVDLGDMDPEYAAMMGLDTVQESDIPTPGDIGSAIWTHLSDPFYVEGSNDMGIGYQLAHSLWRVLAGFALAALVAVPLGFLIGMSPLMHKALDPYIQILKPISPLAWMPLALYIIQDASISSIFVIFICSIWPMMVNTAYGVASVRDDWLAVAKTLEVGPIKKAFKVILPAAAPTILTGMRISMGIAWLVIVAAEMLVGGTGIGYFIWNEWNNLDLANVIFAILLIGVVGMILDMIFGLLGKAVSYKEV; from the coding sequence ATGAGCCAGTCACTCAGCTTACGTGCCGGCCTCGTCTCGATTCTCCTGCTGCTCGCCTTCATCGGCGCGTGGTGGGGGGCCACCCTGCCCACCCAGGTCGACCTGGGCGACATGGACCCCGAGTACGCCGCGATGATGGGGCTGGACACGGTGCAGGAGTCGGACATCCCCACCCCGGGCGATATCGGCTCGGCGATCTGGACGCACCTGTCCGACCCGTTCTACGTCGAGGGCTCCAACGACATGGGCATCGGCTACCAGCTGGCCCATTCGCTCTGGCGGGTGCTCGCCGGTTTCGCGCTGGCCGCCCTGGTCGCGGTGCCACTGGGCTTTCTGATCGGCATGTCGCCGTTGATGCACAAGGCGCTGGACCCCTACATCCAGATCCTCAAGCCGATCTCGCCGCTCGCCTGGATGCCGTTGGCGCTCTACATCATCCAGGACGCCTCGATCTCGTCGATCTTCGTGATCTTCATCTGTTCGATCTGGCCGATGATGGTGAACACCGCCTACGGGGTCGCCTCGGTCCGCGACGACTGGCTGGCCGTGGCCAAGACCCTCGAGGTCGGTCCGATCAAGAAGGCCTTCAAGGTGATCCTGCCGGCCGCCGCGCCGACCATCCTCACCGGCATGCGCATCTCGATGGGTATCGCCTGGCTGGTCATCGTCGCCGCGGAAATGCTCGTCGGCGGTACCGGCATCGGCTACTTCATCTGGAACGAGTGGAACAACCTCGATCTTGCCAACGTGATCTTCGCCATCCTGTTGATCGGCGTGGTCGGCATGATCCTCGACATGATCTTCGGCCTGCTTGGCAAGGCCGTCAGTTATAAGGAGGTCTGA
- a CDS encoding ABC transporter substrate-binding protein — protein MSTFDNPFDPNQSLHRGCTCGKHASQADHNAAIAASPNPTDEEAALNRAVESSIMRSLFPEDRTRRNFIKAVGVSTAMAAVSTFFPMAAAKAVAADPVGPLEKKKLKVGFIPITCATPIIMAHPMGFYEREGLDVEVIKTAGWALIRDNVANGQLDASHMLSPMPISASLGIGARQQDTYVATIQNINGQAITMHNKHKDNRDPSNWKGMTFGIPYDHSMHNLLLRYYLAEHGVDPDQDVQLKVIAPPEMVANLKAGNIDGFLGPEPFNQRAVYEGAGFIHVLSKDLWDGHPCCAFGATRSFVEENPNTFSALFRAIASATVYAHKKENRPEIIEAIAPANYLNQPKIVLDQVMTGRYADGLGNIIEEPERADFDPFPWESMGVWILTQMKRWGYIEEDIDYADIAEEIFRATDARQRLAEMGLPAPEINSKKHMIMGKEFDPARPQEYLESFEIGRA, from the coding sequence ATGTCCACATTCGATAACCCGTTCGATCCCAACCAGTCACTGCACCGCGGCTGTACCTGCGGCAAGCACGCCAGCCAGGCCGATCACAACGCGGCCATCGCCGCGAGCCCGAACCCGACGGACGAGGAGGCCGCCCTCAATCGCGCCGTGGAATCCTCGATCATGCGCTCGCTGTTCCCGGAAGACCGGACCCGCCGCAACTTCATCAAGGCCGTGGGCGTGAGCACCGCCATGGCCGCGGTCTCGACCTTCTTCCCGATGGCCGCCGCCAAGGCCGTCGCCGCCGATCCGGTCGGTCCGCTGGAGAAGAAGAAGCTCAAGGTCGGTTTCATCCCGATCACCTGCGCCACGCCGATCATCATGGCCCACCCGATGGGCTTCTACGAGCGCGAAGGCCTGGACGTCGAGGTAATCAAGACCGCCGGCTGGGCACTGATCCGCGACAACGTCGCCAACGGTCAGCTCGACGCCTCGCACATGCTCTCGCCCATGCCGATCTCCGCCTCGCTGGGCATCGGTGCCCGTCAGCAGGACACCTACGTCGCCACCATCCAGAACATCAATGGCCAGGCGATCACGATGCACAACAAGCACAAGGACAATCGTGATCCGAGCAACTGGAAGGGTATGACCTTCGGCATCCCCTACGACCACTCGATGCACAACCTGCTGCTGCGCTACTACCTCGCCGAGCATGGCGTCGATCCGGACCAGGATGTCCAGCTCAAGGTCATCGCCCCGCCGGAGATGGTCGCCAACCTCAAGGCCGGCAATATCGATGGCTTCCTCGGCCCCGAGCCGTTCAACCAGCGCGCGGTCTACGAGGGCGCGGGCTTCATCCACGTGCTGTCGAAAGACCTCTGGGACGGCCACCCCTGCTGCGCCTTCGGTGCGACCCGCTCGTTCGTCGAGGAGAACCCCAACACCTTCTCCGCGCTGTTCCGCGCCATTGCCAGCGCCACGGTCTACGCGCACAAGAAGGAAAACCGCCCGGAAATCATCGAGGCGATCGCCCCGGCCAATTACCTCAACCAGCCCAAGATCGTGCTCGACCAGGTGATGACCGGCCGCTATGCCGATGGTCTGGGCAACATCATCGAGGAGCCCGAGCGTGCCGACTTCGACCCGTTCCCGTGGGAATCGATGGGCGTGTGGATCCTCACGCAGATGAAGCGCTGGGGCTACATCGAGGAGGACATCGACTACGCCGACATCGCCGAGGAGATCTTCCGGGCGACCGACGCGCGCCAGCGTCTCGCCGAGATGGGCCTGCCGGCACCGGAGATCAACAGCAAGAAGCACATGATCATGGGCAAGGAATTTGACCCGGCACGCCCGCAGGAGTACCTGGAATCGTTCGAGATCGGGAGGGCATAA
- a CDS encoding sigma-54-dependent Fis family transcriptional regulator: MRDTKATPSQTSQAQTSQAQTIQSTARADSADAELLVVHEATQWLSHMNDPDTVIGRMLRLLSQITGLNRGRVVLPDASGEFMEIRYAYGLSSHERERGRYRVGEGVTGRVMRTGQVAVVQDIDEEPVYLTRAVERDTLPHETVAFLAVPILNEDQPMGVLGAHRIRERHRPLHRDITLLRIMAALIARVLKVDDLIREQTAALAEENESLREALSSNQEARHGILGESPALRQAFRQTLHVSPTQATVLLNGESGTGKERFARMVHLTSPRCDGPFIAINCAAIPDALLESELFGHEKGAFTGAVSAKKGSVELASGGTLFLDEIGDLAFDLQSKLLHVLERQTIHRVGGTKDIPVDVRIIAATHKNLQEAVNQGRFRIDLFYRLNVFPIHLPALRERDGDVKLLARHFLQVASQEFDRNAAFEAGVLDRLAVYNWPGNIRQLENVIKRAVLVAQNGWITVADIELILNHESHVTDHLEAGGCPDTSASMSAPTFPSGIGTGNTAPDHSSSSSPGSSPGRAYRWVREDEADALLAALEATGGNKTQAASRLGMTTRQFRYRLDKLGLRGG; the protein is encoded by the coding sequence ATGCGCGACACGAAAGCCACCCCGTCCCAGACCAGCCAGGCCCAGACCAGCCAGGCCCAGACCATCCAGTCAACGGCGCGCGCCGACAGTGCCGATGCCGAGCTGCTGGTCGTCCACGAGGCCACCCAGTGGCTCTCGCACATGAACGACCCCGACACCGTGATCGGCCGCATGCTGCGGCTGCTCTCGCAGATCACCGGCCTCAATCGCGGCCGGGTGGTGCTGCCCGATGCCAGCGGCGAGTTCATGGAGATCCGCTATGCCTACGGCCTGTCGTCCCACGAGCGCGAGCGGGGGCGCTACCGGGTGGGCGAGGGTGTGACCGGGCGGGTAATGCGCACGGGGCAGGTCGCCGTGGTCCAGGATATCGACGAAGAGCCGGTCTACCTCACGCGGGCGGTCGAGCGCGACACGCTGCCTCACGAGACGGTGGCCTTCCTGGCCGTGCCGATCCTCAACGAGGACCAGCCCATGGGGGTACTCGGGGCCCACCGCATCCGCGAACGCCATCGGCCGTTGCATCGGGACATCACGCTCTTGCGGATCATGGCCGCATTGATTGCCCGGGTGCTCAAGGTCGACGACCTGATCCGCGAGCAGACCGCCGCCTTGGCCGAGGAGAACGAATCCCTGCGCGAGGCCCTGTCGAGCAACCAGGAAGCACGCCACGGCATCCTTGGCGAGAGCCCCGCCTTGCGCCAGGCCTTTCGCCAGACCCTGCACGTCTCGCCCACGCAGGCCACCGTGCTGCTCAACGGCGAATCCGGCACGGGCAAGGAACGATTTGCCCGCATGGTGCACCTGACCAGCCCGCGCTGCGACGGGCCGTTCATCGCCATCAACTGCGCGGCGATCCCCGATGCCCTGCTGGAATCCGAGCTATTCGGCCATGAGAAGGGGGCGTTCACCGGGGCGGTCTCGGCCAAGAAGGGCAGTGTCGAGCTGGCCTCCGGGGGCACGCTGTTTCTCGACGAGATCGGCGATCTGGCCTTCGATCTGCAATCCAAGCTCTTGCACGTGCTGGAGCGCCAGACCATCCACCGCGTGGGCGGGACCAAGGACATTCCGGTCGACGTGCGCATCATTGCTGCGACCCACAAGAACCTGCAGGAGGCGGTCAACCAGGGACGTTTTCGGATCGACCTGTTCTATCGGCTCAACGTCTTCCCCATCCACCTGCCGGCGCTGCGCGAGCGCGACGGCGACGTCAAGCTGCTCGCGCGGCACTTCCTGCAGGTCGCCAGCCAGGAATTCGACCGCAACGCCGCCTTCGAGGCCGGCGTCCTCGACCGGCTGGCGGTCTACAACTGGCCGGGCAACATTCGCCAGTTGGAAAACGTGATCAAGCGCGCGGTGCTGGTGGCGCAGAACGGCTGGATCACCGTGGCCGACATCGAGCTGATCCTGAACCACGAATCGCATGTCACCGATCACCTCGAGGCCGGTGGTTGCCCGGATACATCGGCATCGATGTCGGCGCCCACGTTCCCCTCGGGCATAGGAACGGGGAACACGGCCCCTGACCATTCGTCGTCGTCATCGCCCGGGTCATCGCCCGGGCGCGCCTACCGCTGGGTGCGCGAAGACGAGGCCGATGCCCTGCTGGCGGCGCTGGAAGCGACTGGAGGCAACAAGACCCAGGCCGCCTCCCGGCTGGGCATGACCACCCGGCAGTTCCGTTACCGCCTGGACAAGTTGGGCCTGCGAGGGGGCTGA
- a CDS encoding glutathione S-transferase family protein produces the protein MPAITLYDFPLSGNCHKVRLLLSMLDLEYERVSIDVVAKQTASPEFKRINPRGQVPFLVDGQGNSEMRIWDSMAILIYLARRYGNSRWLPDDPAAEAVVMQWLAVAGDELLYGLARARAVWRLGAPFDREQCQQEGRAGLALMEQRLKQEDWLAADHPTIADLACYPYVALAGEAGVSLAPYPAVREWMARIESLPGHVPLIEQEDGSARKGATPPAAF, from the coding sequence GTGCCTGCGATCACGCTCTACGACTTCCCCCTCTCCGGCAACTGCCACAAGGTGCGGCTGCTGCTCTCGATGCTCGATCTGGAGTACGAACGCGTCAGCATCGACGTAGTCGCCAAGCAGACCGCCTCGCCCGAGTTCAAGCGCATCAACCCGCGCGGCCAGGTGCCATTCCTGGTCGACGGCCAGGGGAATAGCGAGATGCGTATCTGGGACTCGATGGCCATCCTCATCTACCTGGCCCGTCGCTACGGCAACAGCCGGTGGCTCCCCGACGACCCGGCCGCCGAGGCGGTCGTGATGCAGTGGCTGGCCGTGGCCGGCGACGAACTGCTCTACGGTCTGGCCCGTGCCCGCGCCGTCTGGCGGCTTGGCGCCCCGTTCGACCGCGAGCAATGCCAGCAGGAAGGACGCGCCGGATTGGCGTTGATGGAGCAACGGTTGAAACAAGAAGACTGGCTGGCCGCCGATCATCCCACCATCGCCGATCTGGCCTGTTACCCCTACGTGGCGCTGGCCGGCGAGGCCGGCGTCTCGCTCGCCCCCTACCCGGCCGTTCGCGAATGGATGGCACGCATCGAGTCCCTGCCCGGCCATGTGCCATTGATCGAGCAGGAGGACGGAAGCGCGCGCAAGGGGGCAACGCCACCAGCGGCCTTCTGA
- a CDS encoding sulfurtransferase, with amino-acid sequence MSNPLIEPQDLQQLLGTTAVVPIDTRSPEAYAAGHLPGAINMPEIFTFLATSTPEGLAELEQQFSEKFGAVGLDGKKTAVLYEDAMDTGFGQSCRGLFLLEHLGYPKDKIRILHGGFQGWVAAGLPVSTDTPTPVAAPFPLDSGASDVMLDKDDILAALERDDVTLLDVRDVDEWVAESSSPYGKDFCPRKGRLPDAVWIEWYRFMKPGEVARFKSPTEIRAECDSVGITPDSEVYLYCFKGARASNTLVALRSAGIEKVRLYFGSWNEWSRDPSLPIDEGLPYVA; translated from the coding sequence ATGAGCAACCCCCTCATCGAACCGCAGGACCTGCAACAACTACTGGGCACGACGGCCGTCGTGCCGATCGACACCCGCAGCCCCGAGGCCTATGCCGCCGGGCACCTGCCCGGGGCGATCAACATGCCGGAGATCTTCACCTTCCTCGCCACCTCCACCCCGGAAGGCCTGGCCGAGCTCGAACAGCAGTTCAGCGAGAAGTTCGGTGCCGTGGGCCTGGACGGGAAGAAGACCGCGGTGCTCTACGAGGACGCCATGGACACCGGCTTCGGCCAGTCCTGCCGCGGGCTGTTTCTGCTCGAGCACCTCGGTTACCCCAAGGACAAGATCCGCATCCTGCACGGCGGTTTTCAGGGCTGGGTGGCGGCGGGCCTGCCGGTCAGCACCGACACACCGACCCCGGTGGCGGCGCCTTTTCCACTGGATAGCGGCGCCAGCGACGTGATGCTCGACAAGGACGATATCCTCGCGGCATTGGAGCGCGACGACGTGACGCTGCTCGACGTGCGCGACGTGGACGAATGGGTCGCCGAGAGCTCCTCGCCCTACGGCAAGGATTTCTGCCCGCGCAAGGGGCGACTGCCCGATGCGGTCTGGATCGAGTGGTACCGCTTCATGAAGCCGGGTGAGGTGGCCCGCTTCAAGTCGCCCACCGAGATCCGGGCCGAGTGTGACAGCGTCGGCATCACGCCCGACTCCGAGGTCTACCTCTACTGTTTCAAGGGTGCCCGGGCGTCGAATACCCTGGTCGCACTGCGTTCGGCCGGTATCGAGAAGGTCCGTCTCTACTTCGGCTCCTGGAACGAGTGGTCGCGCGACCCGAGCCTGCCGATCGACGAGGGCCTGCCCTACGTTGCCTGA
- a CDS encoding FAD-dependent oxidoreductase — MNTPEEDIRWICTVCGWIYDEDEGDPDSGLAPGTRFEDIPDDWYCPLCGVTKADFMPLHEYAAQRAAQASAPRPRAVRGGVGGPDSVVIVGAGVAGWTVAEQLRARDPDRPITLISNDEAAAYTKPGLSMAISQGRAPADLIEQSGPTKAADLDITLQPNTSVLTLNTDDKRLLTTRGPVHYGDLVLALGARQRFRAFDGDAANRITRLNHLAAYQRLRQRLDGESRHLTIIGAGLIGVELAEDLTAGGHRVTLLDLGERMLDRLAPAPLGDELAAQLAAKGVDFRPGTSLSRVDHADGRLKVTLTNGGENRTDEVISAMGLVPNIDLAQRAGLVTNRGILASAQTMQTSDPHVYAIGDCAEINGNSYFFIEPIRRMAETAAAALSGEERPFEHRPAAIRVKTPSLPIMLCPPDRKLADLGRWTPQTVEESQRNDFLSRGRLAGYALAGTAVAEHESLYRRVTGRAS, encoded by the coding sequence ATGAACACACCTGAAGAAGACATCCGCTGGATCTGCACCGTCTGCGGCTGGATCTACGACGAGGACGAAGGCGACCCGGACAGCGGCCTTGCCCCCGGCACCCGTTTCGAGGATATCCCCGACGACTGGTACTGCCCGCTGTGCGGGGTGACCAAGGCCGACTTCATGCCGCTGCACGAGTACGCCGCCCAGCGCGCCGCCCAGGCCAGTGCCCCCCGCCCCCGGGCGGTGCGTGGCGGCGTGGGCGGTCCGGACTCGGTGGTCATCGTCGGGGCCGGCGTGGCCGGCTGGACGGTCGCCGAACAACTGCGGGCCCGCGATCCCGACCGCCCGATCACCTTGATCAGCAACGACGAGGCCGCCGCCTATACCAAGCCGGGCCTCTCCATGGCGATCAGCCAGGGACGTGCCCCGGCCGACCTGATCGAACAGAGCGGGCCGACCAAGGCGGCCGATCTGGACATCACTCTGCAGCCGAACACCTCGGTGCTAACGCTGAACACCGACGACAAGCGCCTGCTGACGACGCGCGGTCCGGTTCACTATGGTGACCTGGTGCTCGCGCTGGGCGCCCGCCAGCGTTTCCGCGCCTTTGACGGCGATGCCGCCAATCGCATCACCCGTCTCAACCACCTCGCCGCCTATCAGCGCCTGCGCCAACGCCTCGATGGCGAGTCGCGCCATCTGACCATCATCGGCGCCGGGCTGATCGGGGTGGAACTGGCCGAGGACCTGACCGCCGGCGGGCACCGGGTCACCCTACTCGACCTGGGCGAACGTATGCTCGACCGGCTCGCCCCGGCTCCACTGGGCGACGAGCTGGCCGCCCAGCTCGCCGCCAAGGGCGTGGATTTTCGTCCCGGCACCAGCCTCTCTCGCGTCGATCACGCCGACGGGCGCCTGAAGGTGACGCTGACCAACGGCGGGGAAAACCGCACCGACGAGGTGATCTCCGCGATGGGTCTGGTCCCCAACATCGATCTGGCCCAGCGCGCCGGGCTGGTCACCAACCGCGGCATTCTCGCCTCGGCGCAAACCATGCAGACCAGCGATCCCCACGTCTATGCCATCGGCGACTGCGCCGAGATCAACGGCAACAGCTACTTCTTCATCGAGCCGATCCGTCGCATGGCGGAGACGGCCGCCGCGGCCCTGAGCGGCGAGGAGCGGCCGTTCGAGCACCGCCCGGCCGCCATCCGCGTCAAGACCCCGAGCCTGCCGATCATGCTCTGCCCGCCCGATCGCAAGCTTGCCGATCTGGGCCGTTGGACGCCGCAAACGGTCGAGGAAAGCCAGCGCAACGACTTCCTCAGCCGCGGCCGACTCGCCGGCTATGCGCTGGCCGGCACGGCCGTCGCCGAACACGAATCCCTTTACCGGCGCGTCACCGGACGTGCCAGTTGA
- a CDS encoding acyl-CoA dehydrogenase family protein codes for MNLATHDPVAARPNAAPPAVPSFLKSEAPADLDTVIRRALKPKVIAIDHGEYPADLLHEIGAAGAYRHHLSSQNPAGMDIAAAIDDMDRISAECMSTGFMTWCQDAVAWYVENSDNQHLKDTVLPKLASGELLGGTALSNPMKYFAGIEDILLHAKETADGFIVNGQLPWISNLGESHVFGSIFRVEGDNPRDVMALVHTDTPGFEFRQLAEFCGMEGTGTYALFFKDVFIPKNEIIADPVGPFLQRIKAGFVLLQAGMATGVIEGCIRLCEDVEPRLGHINAYLDDRPDELREALEDTRALVRELATDVHNPDPAYFRQVLELRLAGSELALRAANSAMLHTGANGYLVDAPAQRKLREAYFVAIVTPAIKHLRKEIEGLID; via the coding sequence ATGAACCTCGCTACCCACGACCCCGTGGCGGCTCGACCGAATGCGGCACCACCCGCTGTGCCGAGCTTTCTGAAATCCGAGGCACCGGCCGATCTCGACACGGTCATCCGTCGCGCGCTCAAGCCGAAGGTGATCGCGATCGACCATGGCGAATACCCTGCCGACCTGTTGCACGAAATCGGTGCAGCCGGGGCCTATCGCCACCACCTTTCCTCGCAGAACCCGGCCGGCATGGATATCGCCGCGGCCATCGACGACATGGACCGCATCTCGGCCGAGTGCATGTCCACCGGCTTCATGACCTGGTGCCAGGACGCCGTGGCCTGGTATGTCGAGAACTCCGACAACCAGCATTTGAAGGACACCGTCCTGCCGAAACTCGCTAGCGGCGAACTGCTCGGCGGCACCGCCCTGTCCAACCCGATGAAGTACTTCGCCGGCATCGAGGACATCCTGCTGCACGCCAAGGAGACCGCCGACGGCTTCATCGTCAATGGCCAACTGCCGTGGATCTCGAACCTGGGCGAATCGCACGTGTTCGGCTCGATCTTCCGCGTCGAGGGCGACAACCCGCGCGACGTGATGGCGCTGGTCCACACCGACACCCCCGGGTTCGAGTTCCGGCAATTGGCCGAGTTCTGCGGCATGGAAGGCACCGGCACCTACGCCCTGTTCTTCAAGGATGTCTTCATCCCCAAGAACGAGATCATCGCCGACCCGGTCGGCCCGTTCCTGCAACGCATCAAGGCCGGTTTCGTCCTGCTGCAGGCGGGCATGGCCACCGGCGTGATCGAGGGCTGCATTCGCCTCTGCGAGGACGTCGAGCCGCGCCTCGGGCACATCAACGCCTATCTCGACGACCGCCCCGACGAACTGCGCGAGGCGCTCGAGGATACCCGCGCCCTGGTGCGCGAACTGGCCACCGACGTGCACAACCCCGACCCGGCCTATTTCCGCCAGGTACTCGAGCTGCGGCTGGCCGGCTCCGAGCTTGCCTTGCGCGCGGCCAACAGCGCGATGCTGCACACCGGCGCGAACGGCTACCTCGTTGACGCCCCGGCCCAGCGCAAGCTGCGCGAGGCCTACTTCGTGGCGATTGTCACCCCGGCAATCAAGCACCTGCGCAAGGAAATCGAAGGGCTAATCGACTGA
- a CDS encoding OsmC family protein: MSTTTAQPVAPSCIRQAIKEIDADGLKALSEKGKANPDAVVTLKAKTVCEGRFRNLTYIRDLDPVVVDEPPHLLGDDTAPNPSEATLAALGACLAVGVHANATARQIKISKLELNMEADINVTAVWGTGDLDESKPLGFTAIRVYFDVETVDPISDKDLQDLLDTAEKWSPVANTMTRPVDLSCHLA, encoded by the coding sequence ATGAGCACAACAACCGCCCAACCCGTCGCCCCGTCCTGCATCCGCCAGGCAATCAAGGAAATCGATGCCGACGGCCTCAAGGCGCTGAGCGAGAAGGGCAAGGCCAACCCGGACGCGGTGGTCACACTCAAGGCGAAGACCGTCTGCGAAGGCCGCTTTCGCAACCTGACCTACATCCGCGATCTCGACCCGGTGGTGGTTGACGAGCCGCCGCACCTGCTGGGCGACGACACCGCCCCGAACCCGTCCGAGGCCACCCTGGCCGCCCTGGGCGCCTGTCTGGCCGTCGGCGTGCACGCCAATGCCACCGCCCGCCAGATCAAGATCAGCAAGCTCGAGCTGAACATGGAAGCGGACATCAACGTCACCGCCGTCTGGGGCACCGGCGATCTCGACGAATCGAAGCCGCTGGGCTTTACCGCCATCCGCGTCTACTTCGACGTCGAGACGGTCGACCCGATCAGTGACAAAGACCTGCAGGACCTGCTGGATACCGCCGAGAAGTGGTCACCGGTGGCCAACACCATGACCCGCCCGGTCGATCTCTCCTGCCATCTCGCCTGA
- the cynS gene encoding cyanase, producing the protein MMTKHALTDLILEKKTQLGLSWADIASGVGLSPTFVTSACLGMNSLKPEFADKLVAILELPGEAKAAIEACPMKTWEQTVPTDPLIYRIYEVMGVYGPTIKELIHEEFGDGIMSAIDFSLDIGREANPAGDRVVITMNGKFLPYKSW; encoded by the coding sequence ATGATGACCAAGCACGCACTGACCGACCTGATCCTGGAAAAGAAGACCCAACTCGGCCTGTCCTGGGCCGATATCGCCAGCGGCGTCGGCCTGTCCCCGACCTTCGTCACCTCGGCCTGCCTGGGCATGAACAGCCTCAAGCCCGAGTTCGCCGACAAGCTGGTCGCCATCCTGGAGTTGCCGGGCGAGGCCAAGGCCGCGATTGAGGCCTGCCCGATGAAGACCTGGGAGCAGACCGTGCCGACCGACCCGCTGATCTACCGTATCTACGAGGTGATGGGCGTCTACGGCCCGACCATCAAGGAGCTGATCCACGAGGAATTCGGCGACGGCATCATGAGCGCGATCGACTTCTCGCTCGATATCGGCCGCGAGGCCAACCCGGCCGGTGATCGCGTCGTGATCACCATGAATGGCAAGTTCCTGCCCTACAAGTCATGGTGA